From the genome of Streptomyces sp. NBC_01304:
GGCCCAGTCGAGGGAGCGGCTGCGTTCGGCGCCGCGGTCCATGAGTCCGGCCCGTACGGTCGTACGCAGCCCGGTGAGCCCGATGTTGCGTTCGATGGACATGCCCATCACCAGGCCCTGGGCGCGCCGGTCCTCGGGGACGAGTGCGATGCCCGCGGCCATGGCGGTGCTGGGTGCGCCGTTCGTCAGCGGCCGGCCCTGGACCTCCACGGTTCCGGCGTCCCACCGGTCGACGCCGAACACGGCCCGCGCGACCTCGCTGCGGCCGGCCCCGACCAGGCCCGCGAGACCCACGATCTCGCCGCGGCGCACCTCGAAGGACACATCGGTGAAGACGCCCTCGCGGGTCAACCGCCGCACGCTGAGCGCGACTTCACCGACCTGGGTGTCCTGTTTGGGGTAGAGCTCGTCGAGGTCCCGGCCCACCATGCGGCGCACCAGAGCGTCCTCGGTCAGACCGTCGACCGGCTCGCTCGCGATCAACTCGCCGTCCCGCAGGGTCGTGACGTACTGGCAGAGCGCGAAGATCTCTTCCAGACGGTGCGAGATGAACAGGATCGCCGCGCCCTGCTCGCGCAGCGTGCGTACGACGCCGAAGAGGCGGGCGACTTCACTGCCGGTGAGGGCGGCGGTCGGCTCGTCCATGATCAGGACGCGGGCGTCGAAGGAGAGCGCCTTGGCGATCTCGACGAGTTGCTGGTCGGCGATGGAAAGGCCGCGCGCGGGCCGCTCGGGGTCGAGGTCGACGCCGAGGCGGGTGAACAGGGCCTGTGCGGCGGCGTTCACGGCCTTGTGGTCGACGCGCCGGAAGGAGCGGCGGGGCTGGCGGCCCATGA
Proteins encoded in this window:
- a CDS encoding sugar ABC transporter ATP-binding protein, which codes for MREPPVLAVQGLSKSFGAVRALRDVSLELYAGQAHALAGENGAGKSTLIKALAGVHRPDAGGLLLDGMPVVFHGPADARDAGVAVIYQEPTLFPDLSVAENIFMGRQPRRSFRRVDHKAVNAAAQALFTRLGVDLDPERPARGLSIADQQLVEIAKALSFDARVLIMDEPTAALTGSEVARLFGVVRTLREQGAAILFISHRLEEIFALCQYVTTLRDGELIASEPVDGLTEDALVRRMVGRDLDELYPKQDTQVGEVALSVRRLTREGVFTDVSFEVRRGEIVGLAGLVGAGRSEVARAVFGVDRWDAGTVEVQGRPLTNGAPSTAMAAGIALVPEDRRAQGLVMGMSIERNIGLTGLRTTVRAGLMDRGAERSRSLDWAVRLRVKYARLADAVGTLSGGNQQKVVLAKWLATGPRVLIVDEPTRGIDVGTKAEVHRLLSELAADGVAVLMISSDLPEILGMADRVLVMHEGRLTAELARADATEESVMAAATGRAA